The following are from one region of the Nicotiana tomentosiformis chromosome 7, ASM39032v3, whole genome shotgun sequence genome:
- the LOC104105979 gene encoding vacuolar cation/proton exchanger 3 gives MASSAAPAAETWLLENGNIKPLSKEMRHGHGRSRTAHNVSSSSLRKKSDLTLVRKVPCSIVRDVLANLQEVILGTKLFVLFIAIPFAILAHYQNFGRSWVFGLSLVGLTPLAERISFLTEQIAFFTGPTVGGLLNATCGNATELIIAILALTQHKVDVVKYSLLGSILSNLLLVLGTSLFCGGIANLSKEQKYDRKQADVNSLLLLLGLLCHMLPLMFCYAGVGESAAAAAVTAKATLLLSRVSCIVMLIAYLGYLIFQLWTHRQLFDAQAEENEEDDTVEEEEAVLGFWSAFAWLVGMTAVVALLSEYVVGTIEAASDSWGISVSFISVILLPIVGNAAEHAGAVIFAFKNKLDISLGVALGSATQIAMFVVPLSVIVAWIIGERMDLDFSLLETGSLALAIIVTAFTLQDGTSHYIKGLVLLLCYIVIGACFFFYNRPQNQPNGVNLGSSTDGIMRV, from the exons ATGGCTTCATCAGCAGCACCAGCAGCTGAAACATGGCTCTTAGAAAATGGAAACATTAAGCCCTTAAGCAAAGAAATGAGGCACGGACATGGCCGTAGCCGAACAGCTCACAACGTGTCCTCATCATCTCTGAGAAAAAAATCCGATCTTACCCTTGTTCGGAAAGTACCTTGCAGCATTGTTAGAGATGTTCTTGCTAATCTTCAAGAGGTCATTTTGGGAACTAAACTTTTTGTGCTCTTCATTGCTATCCCTTTCGCCATTCTTGCTCATTACCAAAACTTTGGAAGA TCATGGGTTTTTGGATTGAGTTTAGTTGGACTCACACCACTGGCTGAACGGATCAGCTTTTTGACAGA ACAAATAGCTTTCTTCACTGGTCCAACAG TTGGAGGGCTTCTAAATGCAACGTGTGGGAATGCGACGGAACTGATAATAGCAATTCTTGCTCTGACGCAACACAAAGTAGATGTTGTGAAATACTCGCTTTTGGGCTCTATACTTTCAAACCTTCTTCTGGTTCTTGGCACCTCCCTCTTCTGTGGTGGCATTGCTAATCTCTCCAAGGAACAAAAATATGACAGG AAACAAGCAGACGTGAACTCACTGCTTTTGTTGTTGGGGCTATTATGTCATATGCTACCATTGATGTTTTGTTATGCTGGAGTTGGAGAatctgctgctgctgctgctgttaCAGCTAAAGCAACACTGCTTCTATCAAGAGTCAGCTGCATTGTCATGCTCATTGCCTACCTCGGTTACCTAATTTTCCAGTTATGGACCCACCGCCAACTTTTTGACGCACAAGCT gaagaaaatgaagaagatgaCACAGTGGAAGAAGAGGAAGCAGTGCTTGGATTCTGGAGTGCATTTGCATGGTTGGTAGGAATGACTGCAGTAGTTGCTCTATTATCTGAATATGTTGTTGGTACTATTGAG GCAGCATCAGATTCTTGGGGAATCTCAGTGAGCTTCATTAGTGTTATTTTGCTACCAATTGTTGGAAATGCTGCAGAACATGCTGGCGCTGTCATTTTTGCTTTCAAAAATAAGTTG GACATTTCTCTGGGAGTTGCCCTAGGCTCTGCAACTCAAATTGCCATGTTTGTT GTTCCATTAAGTGTAATTGTCGCATGGATTATTGGTGAGAGAATGGATCTTGATTTTAGTCTTCTTGAGACTGGCTCCCTTGCTTTGGCAATAATTGTCACAGCTTTCACTTTACAG GATGGAACATCACATTATATCAAAGGATTAGTCCTCCTGCTCTGTTACATTGTCATTGGAGCATGCTTTTTCTTCTACAACAGACCACAAA ACCAACCAAATGGTGTCAACTTGGGCTCATCAACTGATGGAATCATGAGAGTTTGA